Part of the Deinococcus aerophilus genome is shown below.
TGCACCCGGATTTCCGCGCCGAGGCGGGCGACCTGCTTGTGCGCGCCCGGCGCCCCGATGCCTTTTCCGGCACCGATCTGGAAGCCGAGCTACGGGCGCGGGCCGTGCGCGAGCTGCACTTTCTGGCGCTGCCGGACGCACCGGAACTCGCGGTCACCGCCCACAGCGCCCGCGAGGCGGGCTTCACGGTCACGCTGGAAGTGCCGACCCTGGCCTGAAGGCGCCAGACGGACGCTAGGCTGGGCGCCATGAATCTGGACTACACGCTGGACGTTTTGCTGCGCCTGCTGGAGACGCCCAGTCCCACCGGTTTGACCTCAGAGGCAGTGGCGTTGATCGAGCAGGAGGTCCGGGCGCTGGGCGTCACCCCGGTCCGCACCCGCAAGGGAGCACTCACCTGGGAGCTTCCCGGCACGGGCGACGGGCACGTCACCTTCAGCGGGCATGTGGATACCCTGGGAGCGCTGGTCCGGGAGATCAAGAGCAACGGCCGGCTGCTGCTGTTCAGCATGGGCGGCTACGACTGGACCACCGTGGAGGGTGAGGACGTGCGCGTTCATACCCAGGACGGGCACGGAGTCACCGGCACGGTGGTGAACATCCGCCAGAGCACGCACGTCCACGGCGCGGCCCTGCGTGAACTCCGGCGCGAGGCCGCCGTGATGGAGGTGCGCCTGGATGAACGGACCTCCAGCGCCGCCGAGACCCGCGCGCTGGGCATTGAGGTCGGCGATTTTGTCAGCTTCGATGCCCGGCCCCGGGTCACGCCCGCCGGATACATCAAGTCGCGCCATCTGGACAACAAGGCCGCGGTCGCGATCTTTCTGGACGTGACGCGCGACCTGCTTCAGAACCCGCCCGAGCGGACGGTCGCCTTCCACGTCGCCACCTATGAGGAGGTCGGGCACGGGGCCGCCACCGGCATTCCCCCGCACACCGACGCCCTGGTGGCGGTGGACATGGCGGCGGTGGGCGAGGGCCAGACGAGCAGCGAGCACCACGTCACGCTGTGTGTGGCCGACAGCGGCGGCCCCTACGACCACGACCTGGGCAAGCGGCTGCGCAGCGTGGCCCGCGAAGCTGGAGTGGAGCTGCGCGTGGACCTCTACCCGTACTACTCCTCGGATGGCACGGCGGCGTGGCAGGCGGGCGGCGATTATCCGGTGGCCCTGATCGGTCCCGGGGTGGACGCCAGCCACGCCTACGAACGAACCCACACCGACGCCCTGAGGGCAACGGCGGACCTGATGCTCGCCTACGTGCGGTCAGACCGCTAAACCACTGAACGCCCGGGCCTCTGGGCCCGCTTGCCTGCCCCACCCCCTACCCAGGACCCGGTTGTCCCCGTAAGCTGGACGGGTGCTGTCCCTTCAGAAAGCGGCAAACATTCTCTCGGCCTTCAGTGCCGAGCAGCCCGAGTGGGGCGTGCGCGCCCTGGCCACCCATCTGGGCGTGCCGCGCGCCACGGCCCACGCCTATCTGGCCGGGCTTACCGGCGCGGGATTCCTGCGCCGCACGCCCGCCGGCAAGTACCGCCTGTCGTGGCACCTGGCCGAGATGGGCGCGCAGCTCACCGCCTCGCTGCCGTGGTTTCCCGAGGCCCGCGCCCTGATCACCCGGCTGGCACTGGAGGTCCGCTGCGTGGCCTTTTTGTGCATTCTGGAAGGCGAGGACGTGGTGGCCGCCATCCGTGAGCGGCACCCCGACGCCGACATTGACCTGCCGCTGGACGTGTACCTGCCCGCCACCGCGACCGCGAGCGGCAAGCTGCTGTACGCCCACGCGGAGATCACGCCCAAACACTTTGCCGCTTGCACCCAGAGCAGCATCACCACGCCCGACGAGTGGCGCACCGAGGTTGCCAAGGTCCGGCGGCTGGGTTACGCCTACAGCATCGAGGAATGGATTCCGGGGCAGTGCACCCTGGGCGTGCCGTACCACCATGCCGACGGCCCGGGCATGGGCGCAGGCAACGGCCTGAGCGGCGGCATGGTGGCGGCCATCGGCGTGCAGATGAGCGCTGGGCGCTACCTGCGCGAGGAACGCGCCGTGCGCGAGCGGGTGCTCGACATCGTGCGTGAGGCCGAGGCGCTGAACTGAGGCGCCGCGCTCCATCCCCCGGCTTCACCGGTTAGACTCGGTGCAGCCAAACGAGCGTTAGGCAGCGGGTAACACGTCCCCGCCGGCCGCAGCCGTCATGATGGTGAACGGAAATTGCCACGGCACCCCCATGCAGCCTGGGAGCCCAGCACCCGAGGAGGGACCATGAACCCGGAAGACCTGAAACAGATTCTCGATGCCCTGAAATCCGCCGATGTCCGTGAATTCAGCCTCAAGACCGGCAGCTTTGCCCTGGACCTCAAGCGGGGCCCGCAGCCCAGCAACGGCCCGGCCTTCTCCAGCGCCCCCGCCGCGCCCCAGGGCCCGTCCCTGCCCGCCGCGTTTGAGTCGGCCTTCGATGCCGCGCCCAGCGCTTCGGGCAGCGCTCCGGCTTCCCAGAGCAGTCAGGCCAGCGCCCCCGCCGCGCCTGAGAGCAGCCCCGCCCCGGCGGCGCCCGCCGCGAGCAAGGGTGCGCCGGTCAAGGCGCCCATCGTGGGCACCTTCTACTCCGCCTCCAGTCCGGACGCCGCGCCCTACGTCAAGGTCGGCGACACCGTGCAGGCCGGACAGGTGCTGTGCATCATCGAGGCCATGAAGCTGATGAACGAGATCGAGGCCGAGACGGGCGGCGTGGTGCGCGAAATTCTGGTGAAGAACGCCGAACCGGTGGAATACGGTCAGACGCTCTTCCTGATCGAGTAAGGGCGGGCGGCTGTGTTCAAGAAGATCCTGATTGCCAACCGCGGTGAGATTGCCCTGCGCGTGATCCGCACGGCGCGCGAGCTGGGCGTCCAGACGGTCGTGGTGTACTCCACCGCCGACGAGAAGAGCCTGC
Proteins encoded:
- the accB gene encoding acetyl-CoA carboxylase biotin carboxyl carrier protein: MNPEDLKQILDALKSADVREFSLKTGSFALDLKRGPQPSNGPAFSSAPAAPQGPSLPAAFESAFDAAPSASGSAPASQSSQASAPAAPESSPAPAAPAASKGAPVKAPIVGTFYSASSPDAAPYVKVGDTVQAGQVLCIIEAMKLMNEIEAETGGVVREILVKNAEPVEYGQTLFLIE
- a CDS encoding IclR family transcriptional regulator, whose protein sequence is MLSLQKAANILSAFSAEQPEWGVRALATHLGVPRATAHAYLAGLTGAGFLRRTPAGKYRLSWHLAEMGAQLTASLPWFPEARALITRLALEVRCVAFLCILEGEDVVAAIRERHPDADIDLPLDVYLPATATASGKLLYAHAEITPKHFAACTQSSITTPDEWRTEVAKVRRLGYAYSIEEWIPGQCTLGVPYHHADGPGMGAGNGLSGGMVAAIGVQMSAGRYLREERAVRERVLDIVREAEALN
- a CDS encoding M42 family metallopeptidase produces the protein MNLDYTLDVLLRLLETPSPTGLTSEAVALIEQEVRALGVTPVRTRKGALTWELPGTGDGHVTFSGHVDTLGALVREIKSNGRLLLFSMGGYDWTTVEGEDVRVHTQDGHGVTGTVVNIRQSTHVHGAALRELRREAAVMEVRLDERTSSAAETRALGIEVGDFVSFDARPRVTPAGYIKSRHLDNKAAVAIFLDVTRDLLQNPPERTVAFHVATYEEVGHGAATGIPPHTDALVAVDMAAVGEGQTSSEHHVTLCVADSGGPYDHDLGKRLRSVAREAGVELRVDLYPYYSSDGTAAWQAGGDYPVALIGPGVDASHAYERTHTDALRATADLMLAYVRSDR